Proteins from a genomic interval of Archangium lipolyticum:
- a CDS encoding response regulator transcription factor, with the protein MTSPRPDHAPTLLLVDDEAVFRERLARAFRERGFEVSTAGSYDEALALASRESPELAVVDLRMPGRSGLELVRGLHALDASTRIIVLTGYGSIATAVEAVKLGAFNYLPKPADVDDLMLAFSRGPGESTQVTEDFQPPSLARAEWEHIQRVLTDCGGNISEAARRLGLHRRSLQRKLQKYPPAQ; encoded by the coding sequence ATGACGAGCCCCAGGCCCGACCATGCCCCCACGCTGCTGCTGGTGGACGACGAGGCGGTGTTCCGTGAGCGGCTGGCGCGCGCCTTCCGCGAGCGCGGCTTCGAGGTGAGCACCGCCGGCTCCTACGACGAGGCGCTCGCGCTGGCCTCGCGGGAGTCCCCCGAGCTGGCGGTGGTGGACCTGCGGATGCCGGGGCGGAGCGGGTTGGAGCTGGTGCGGGGCCTGCACGCGCTGGATGCGTCCACCCGCATCATCGTCCTCACCGGCTACGGCAGCATCGCCACGGCGGTGGAGGCGGTGAAGCTGGGGGCGTTCAACTACCTGCCCAAGCCGGCGGACGTGGACGACCTGATGCTGGCCTTCTCGCGAGGCCCGGGGGAGAGCACGCAGGTGACGGAGGACTTCCAGCCTCCGTCCCTGGCACGCGCCGAGTGGGAGCACATCCAGCGCGTGCTCACCGACTGCGGCGGCAACATCTCCGAGGCGGCGCGGCGGTTGGGACTGCACCGCCGCTCGCTGCAACGGAAGCTGCAGAAGTACCCGCCCGCGCAGTAG
- a CDS encoding type IV pilus twitching motility protein PilT has protein sequence MSTSPRISALFDKLLEQKGSDLHLSIGHPPLGRIRGELTPLREQLLTQAELEEMLFELTSPEQKRHITEELDLDFAYGYGTKARFRANYFYKTTGLAAVFRTIPSKVLSLTELNTPEVVRKLAERRSGLVLVTGPTGSGKSTTLAGMIHHINHTRPAHILTIEDPVEFVHESVKSQVTHREVGLHASSFTAAIRSAGREDPNVILIGELRTNETMKLALQLASFGVLVFATVHTNSAPATIDRIINSFPADEQPQVRGMLAEGLAGIIAQQLIRTADGKGRVAALEILIGSSAISSMIREGKVFQIASKMQASQSLGMQTLDMHLERLVTAGTITPEAALEKAQDKESFGKVLQRLKPGFQVPEFDTAMPGGH, from the coding sequence GTGAGCACCTCGCCGCGCATCTCCGCCCTCTTCGACAAGCTCCTCGAGCAGAAGGGGAGCGACCTGCACCTGAGCATCGGCCACCCGCCGCTGGGCCGCATCCGGGGCGAGCTCACGCCCCTGCGCGAGCAGCTCCTCACCCAGGCCGAGCTGGAGGAGATGCTCTTCGAGCTCACCTCCCCCGAGCAGAAGCGGCACATCACCGAGGAGCTCGACCTCGACTTCGCCTACGGCTACGGGACGAAGGCGCGCTTCCGCGCCAACTACTTCTACAAGACGACGGGTCTGGCGGCCGTCTTCCGCACCATTCCCAGCAAGGTGCTGTCGCTCACGGAGCTCAACACCCCCGAGGTGGTGCGCAAGCTGGCCGAGCGCCGCAGCGGCCTGGTGCTCGTCACCGGCCCCACCGGCAGCGGCAAGTCCACCACGCTGGCGGGGATGATCCACCACATCAACCACACGCGCCCGGCGCACATCCTCACCATCGAGGATCCGGTGGAGTTCGTGCACGAGTCGGTGAAGTCCCAGGTGACGCACCGCGAGGTGGGCCTGCACGCCTCCAGCTTCACCGCCGCCATCCGCTCGGCGGGCCGGGAGGACCCCAACGTCATCCTCATCGGCGAGCTGCGCACCAACGAGACGATGAAGCTGGCGCTGCAGCTGGCGAGCTTCGGGGTGCTCGTCTTCGCCACGGTGCACACCAACAGCGCGCCGGCCACCATCGACCGCATCATCAACTCCTTCCCCGCCGACGAGCAGCCCCAGGTGCGCGGCATGCTCGCCGAGGGCCTCGCCGGCATCATCGCCCAGCAGCTCATCCGCACCGCGGACGGCAAGGGCCGCGTGGCCGCGCTGGAGATCCTCATCGGCTCGAGCGCCATCTCCTCCATGATTCGCGAGGGGAAGGTGTTTCAAATCGCGAGCAAGATGCAGGCGAGCCAGTCGCTGGGCATGCAGACGCTGGACATGCACCTGGAGCGGCTGGTGACCGCGGGTACCATCACCCCCGAGGCCGCCCTGGAGAAGGCCCAGGACAAGGAGTCCTTCGGCAAGGTGCTCCAGCGGCTCAAGCCCGGCTTCCAGGTGCCCGAGTTCGACACCGCGATGCCCGGCGGCCACTAG
- a CDS encoding ATP-dependent DNA helicase — MSLPAPSLRPSVDTLLGPGGALQAALENYEYRPEQLQMARSVEKAFNERGYLLAEAGTGTGKTLAYLVPALLSGRRVVVSTATKTLQEQIFFKDLPLLRERMGLSFDAAYLKGRSNYLCLHRYDKFSKDPQFTTREEGRYWKHLQAWASRTETGDRSELELPESFSAWARLSTTSDTCLGSKCPVYESCHVTRVRRAAESADLLVVNHHLFFADLALRGRGQRGEGVLPQYDAVIFDEAHALEDAAGSHFGHSVSSFRLEDLVRDALAVLPTSDSRFGMLSSLVVRLRTHSEALFSQAPRVLGLNDNEGAVALKPDRLAQLSGSIEQVKEALSALSAFTTTEREPELTLLTRRCAELVADLSFLEKVESNDHVYWAEARGRGVFLRASPIEIARELQERLYGGVDTVVFTSATLAAEGRFDFFARRMGLYDEEGVPVASVRTVSVPSPFDFEEQSALYLPTHLPDPAAPGFIEAAAEEIIRLCEVTGGRAFVLFTSLRNMERAHALARNRLPYQVLLQGERPKQQLLEAFREHPSVLFAAHSFWEGVDVPGDALSLVIIDRLPFASPGDPVVGARIRQLEARGEEPFSGYQLPQAALALRQGFGRLIRTRADRGIVAMLDRRIVTKAYGRAFLTSLPPARRIDRLDALEGWFHGTPVLEREDDIDF; from the coding sequence ATGTCCCTGCCCGCTCCCTCGCTTCGCCCCTCCGTCGACACGCTGCTCGGCCCCGGTGGCGCGCTCCAGGCCGCGCTGGAGAACTACGAGTACCGTCCGGAGCAGCTGCAGATGGCGCGCTCGGTGGAGAAGGCCTTCAACGAGCGGGGTTACCTGCTGGCCGAGGCGGGCACGGGCACGGGCAAGACGCTGGCCTACCTGGTGCCGGCGCTGCTGTCGGGCCGGCGCGTGGTGGTGTCCACGGCGACGAAGACGCTGCAGGAGCAGATCTTCTTCAAGGACCTGCCGCTGCTGCGCGAGCGCATGGGGCTGTCCTTCGACGCGGCGTACCTCAAGGGGCGCAGCAACTACCTGTGCCTGCACCGCTACGACAAGTTCAGCAAGGATCCGCAGTTCACCACGCGTGAAGAGGGCCGATACTGGAAGCACCTGCAGGCGTGGGCGAGCCGCACGGAGACGGGGGACCGGAGCGAGCTGGAGCTGCCCGAGTCCTTCAGCGCCTGGGCCCGGCTGTCGACCACGTCGGACACGTGCCTGGGTTCGAAGTGCCCGGTGTACGAGAGCTGCCACGTGACGCGGGTGCGGCGGGCGGCGGAGTCGGCGGACCTGCTGGTGGTGAACCACCACCTCTTCTTCGCGGACCTGGCGCTCAGGGGCCGGGGCCAGCGGGGCGAGGGCGTGCTGCCGCAGTACGATGCCGTCATCTTCGACGAGGCGCACGCGCTGGAGGACGCGGCGGGCAGCCACTTCGGGCACTCGGTGTCCAGCTTCCGGCTGGAGGACCTGGTGCGGGACGCGCTGGCCGTGCTGCCGACGAGTGACTCGCGCTTCGGGATGCTGTCCTCGCTGGTGGTGCGCCTGCGCACGCACTCGGAAGCCCTCTTCTCCCAGGCGCCGCGGGTGCTGGGCCTCAACGACAACGAGGGCGCGGTGGCGCTGAAGCCGGACCGGCTGGCGCAGCTGTCGGGTTCCATCGAGCAGGTGAAGGAGGCGCTCTCGGCGCTCTCTGCCTTCACCACGACGGAGCGCGAGCCGGAGCTGACGCTGCTCACCCGCCGGTGCGCGGAGCTGGTGGCGGACCTGTCCTTCCTGGAGAAGGTCGAGTCGAACGACCACGTGTACTGGGCGGAGGCGCGCGGGCGGGGCGTCTTCCTGCGCGCGAGCCCCATCGAGATCGCCAGGGAGCTGCAGGAGCGCCTCTACGGAGGGGTGGACACGGTGGTGTTCACCTCGGCGACGCTGGCGGCGGAGGGCCGCTTCGACTTCTTCGCGCGGCGCATGGGGCTGTACGACGAGGAGGGCGTGCCGGTGGCGAGCGTGCGCACCGTCTCGGTGCCCAGCCCCTTCGACTTCGAGGAGCAGTCGGCGTTGTACCTGCCCACGCACCTGCCGGACCCGGCGGCCCCCGGCTTCATCGAGGCGGCGGCGGAGGAGATCATCCGGCTGTGCGAGGTGACGGGAGGCCGGGCCTTCGTGCTCTTCACCAGCCTGCGCAACATGGAGCGGGCGCACGCGCTCGCGCGCAACCGGCTGCCCTACCAGGTGCTGTTGCAGGGCGAGCGCCCCAAGCAGCAGTTGCTGGAGGCCTTCCGCGAGCACCCCAGCGTGCTGTTCGCGGCGCACAGCTTCTGGGAGGGCGTGGACGTGCCCGGGGACGCGCTGAGCCTGGTCATCATCGACCGGCTGCCCTTCGCCTCGCCGGGGGACCCGGTGGTGGGGGCGCGCATCCGCCAGCTGGAGGCGCGAGGCGAGGAGCCCTTCAGCGGCTACCAGTTGCCGCAGGCGGCGCTGGCGCTGCGGCAGGGCTTCGGCCGGCTCATCCGCACCCGGGCGGACCGGGGCATCGTGGCGATGCTGGACCGGCGCATCGTCACCAAGGCCTACGGACGCGCCTTCCTCACGAGCCTCCCGCCGGCCCGGCGCATCGACCGGCTCGATGCGCTGGAGGGCTGGTTCCACGGGACGCCCGTGCTCGAGCGCGAGGACGACATCGACTTCTGA
- a CDS encoding HAD family hydrolase, translating into MVRSVIFDVDGTLVDSVDEHAEAWRRAFLEFGRDVPFAHVRSQIGKGSDQLMPVFFTEDELEKFGQELSDYRSALFKREFMPKLRPFPKVRELVQRLRQDGLRIALASSAKGDELEHYVQLCGLEGLTDTETSKADAEKSKPHPDIFEAALEKLGRPEPHSVVVIGDTPYDALAASKLSVPTVGVLCGGFPEEDLRTAGCRAIYKDPADLLAHYESSRDTWPWAADAVAAAKDEESR; encoded by the coding sequence CTGGTGCGAAGCGTCATCTTCGATGTGGATGGCACGCTGGTGGACTCGGTGGACGAGCATGCCGAGGCATGGAGGCGCGCCTTCCTGGAGTTCGGTCGGGACGTGCCCTTCGCGCACGTGCGCAGTCAGATTGGCAAGGGCTCGGACCAGCTGATGCCCGTCTTCTTCACCGAGGACGAGCTGGAGAAGTTCGGCCAGGAGCTGAGCGACTACCGCTCCGCGCTCTTCAAGCGGGAGTTCATGCCCAAGCTGCGCCCCTTCCCCAAGGTGCGAGAGCTGGTCCAGCGGCTGCGCCAGGACGGCCTGCGCATCGCGCTCGCCTCCAGCGCCAAGGGGGACGAGTTGGAGCACTACGTCCAGCTGTGCGGCCTCGAGGGGCTGACGGACACGGAGACCTCCAAGGCCGACGCGGAGAAGTCCAAGCCGCACCCGGACATCTTCGAGGCGGCGCTGGAGAAGCTCGGCCGGCCGGAGCCACACAGCGTGGTGGTGATCGGAGACACGCCCTACGACGCGCTGGCCGCGAGCAAGCTGAGCGTGCCCACGGTGGGCGTGCTGTGCGGCGGCTTCCCCGAGGAGGATCTGCGCACGGCGGGCTGCCGCGCCATCTACAAGGACCCGGCGGACCTGCTGGCCCACTATGAGTCCTCGCGCGACACCTGGCCGTGGGCCGCGGACGCGGTGGCCGCCGCCAAGGACGAGGAGTCGCGCTGA
- a CDS encoding nucleotidyl transferase AbiEii/AbiGii toxin family protein, producing the protein MAEVLAQHAVPSAVIGAVALAVHLYPRYTEDFDLAINTNPFPTLRRVEEALLREGFEARFDAPDADDALGGVLRVMGDDFEPIEVVNFQNPWPGARDCTVLAREALREASIPLSPESPLRVVGLPYLIALKLYAGGRKSTNDVIELLERNRDHLELAELRDVCNRHGLGAALEPLLQELGFA; encoded by the coding sequence GTGGCGGAGGTTCTGGCGCAGCACGCGGTCCCATCCGCGGTCATTGGTGCGGTAGCACTCGCTGTCCACCTCTACCCTCGCTACACCGAAGACTTCGATCTGGCGATCAACACGAATCCCTTCCCCACGCTCCGCCGTGTCGAAGAGGCCCTCTTGCGGGAGGGCTTCGAGGCGCGGTTCGATGCTCCTGACGCCGATGATGCGCTCGGAGGTGTCCTGCGCGTGATGGGCGATGATTTCGAGCCGATAGAGGTCGTGAACTTCCAGAACCCATGGCCGGGGGCTCGTGATTGCACCGTGCTGGCGAGGGAAGCTTTGCGTGAGGCCAGCATACCGCTCAGCCCGGAGAGTCCGTTGCGAGTCGTCGGTTTGCCCTACCTCATCGCGTTGAAGCTCTACGCGGGGGGCAGGAAGTCAACGAACGACGTCATCGAACTGCTCGAGCGCAACCGTGACCACCTGGAACTCGCCGAGCTGCGTGACGTATGCAACCGCCACGGGCTCGGCGCGGCGCTGGAGCCCCTCCTTCAGGAGCTCGGCTTCGCGTAG
- a CDS encoding type IV pilus twitching motility protein PilT → MKTIAELLRHLARPGVLELALISGRTPMVKMGGGFEVVDDGILTTEGLNTALQVLVGESRAAHISEKPSQWALRIEGLGPVVVGALRRGDVLNVRVVRNEQQTAGAPTPPPTPRITAAPPAAPPSTPAPPAPRPGPASTPPTPPPASRPAPPMGGLSTRSPRTSGVQILPPKSDTPEPPPEPQPPPPAEPVAEAPPPGPRIVVRPGSARDLSMLLEDARTVGASDLHVVAGRPPLFRIVGELLAHGEPLPPDVVETLLLPHVPARLRPVLDRDGSCDFSLDLRHAGRFRVNVCRQRTGYKGTFRLIPREIPTLESLGLPADIAKATHHHQGLIVVTGPSGHGKTSTLAAIVDIINRETSHHVLTVEDPVEYLHPRKKALLSQREVGTHTKTFASALKGSLREDPDVILVGELRDTETVRMALAASETGHLLISTMNTPSAAKTIDRLIDLFPPGDQAQVRMTLASSLRLIVSQRLMPSADGQSLVAAAELLPGSVALGNLIRDGKTYQIPSLQQRGKGLGIVRFDDSLADLVRAGKTTLEIARSYAESPDEVEAMVTGKRPGAPPEPPPPGDGARLLSKMGNLLNRKGATP, encoded by the coding sequence ATGAAGACCATCGCGGAGTTGCTGCGCCACCTGGCCCGCCCGGGCGTGCTGGAGCTCGCGCTCATCAGCGGGCGCACGCCCATGGTGAAGATGGGCGGCGGCTTCGAGGTGGTGGATGACGGCATCCTCACGACGGAGGGGCTGAACACGGCGCTCCAGGTGCTGGTGGGAGAGAGCCGTGCGGCCCACATCTCCGAGAAGCCCAGCCAGTGGGCCCTGCGCATCGAGGGGCTGGGCCCCGTCGTCGTCGGCGCGCTGCGGCGCGGCGACGTGCTCAACGTGCGCGTCGTGCGCAACGAGCAGCAGACGGCCGGAGCGCCCACGCCTCCTCCCACCCCGCGTATCACCGCGGCCCCCCCGGCCGCCCCCCCCAGCACCCCGGCGCCTCCCGCACCGCGCCCCGGTCCGGCGAGCACTCCGCCGACCCCACCTCCCGCCTCTCGCCCGGCTCCCCCGATGGGCGGCCTGTCCACCCGGTCCCCCAGGACCTCCGGGGTGCAGATCCTCCCGCCGAAGAGCGACACGCCCGAGCCCCCGCCGGAGCCCCAACCCCCGCCTCCCGCCGAGCCCGTGGCCGAAGCGCCGCCCCCGGGGCCGCGCATCGTCGTGCGGCCGGGGTCCGCGCGCGATCTCTCGATGCTGTTGGAGGACGCGCGCACCGTGGGCGCGAGCGATCTGCACGTCGTGGCCGGCCGCCCTCCCCTCTTCCGCATCGTCGGCGAGTTGCTGGCCCACGGCGAGCCCCTCCCCCCCGACGTGGTGGAGACGCTGCTGCTGCCGCACGTGCCGGCGCGGCTGCGCCCCGTGCTCGACCGGGACGGGAGCTGTGACTTCTCGCTCGACCTGCGCCACGCCGGCCGCTTCCGCGTCAACGTCTGCCGCCAGCGCACCGGCTACAAGGGCACCTTCCGCCTCATCCCGCGCGAGATTCCCACCCTCGAGTCGCTCGGCCTGCCCGCGGACATCGCCAAGGCCACCCACCACCACCAGGGCCTCATCGTCGTCACCGGCCCATCGGGCCACGGCAAGACGAGCACGCTCGCGGCCATCGTGGACATCATCAACCGCGAGACGTCGCACCACGTGCTCACCGTGGAGGACCCGGTGGAGTACCTCCACCCGCGCAAGAAGGCGCTGCTGAGTCAGCGCGAGGTGGGCACCCATACGAAGACCTTCGCCAGCGCCCTCAAGGGCAGCTTGCGCGAGGATCCGGACGTCATCCTGGTGGGCGAGCTGCGCGACACCGAGACGGTGCGCATGGCGCTGGCCGCCAGCGAGACGGGCCACCTGCTCATCAGCACGATGAACACGCCCAGCGCGGCGAAGACGATCGACCGGCTCATCGACCTCTTCCCGCCAGGGGACCAGGCGCAGGTGCGCATGACGCTCGCCAGCAGCCTGCGCCTCATCGTCAGCCAGCGGCTGATGCCGAGCGCGGACGGCCAGTCCCTGGTGGCCGCCGCCGAGCTGCTCCCGGGCTCCGTGGCCCTGGGCAACCTCATCCGCGACGGGAAGACGTACCAGATTCCCTCCCTGCAACAGCGCGGCAAGGGGCTGGGCATCGTGCGCTTCGACGACTCGCTGGCCGACCTGGTGCGCGCCGGGAAGACGACGCTGGAGATCGCCCGGAGCTACGCCGAGAGCCCGGACGAGGTGGAGGCCATGGTGACGGGCAAGCGGCCCGGCGCGCCTCCGGAGCCTCCTCCCCCGGGTGATGGCGCCCGGCTGCTGTCCAAGATGGGCAACCTCCTCAACCGCAAGGGGGCCACCCCGTGA
- a CDS encoding site-2 protease family protein — translation MESAQVRPANRLWLHLLLFVLTAGTTSFTFDHAFLGTALPWDERLSGALAFSAALLAILGSHEMGHYVLARLHGVDASLPYFIPVPYLGVGTLGAVIRIRGRIPDKNALVDIGAAGPLAGLAVALPIIAWGLAHSTVVDSPPVSSSFPGEESLWSLGKDLLLWVQVKLGHLPPPSEPPFTGHMQWVFSDGLLMKGLQWLVLGPLPEGKDVMVHPVVIAGWFGLLVTLLNLIPVGQFDGGHLAFALWGRHARWVGKAMALVLLFLTLFYTVTWGVWLLVATRLVGFGHPEVIQPAEPLGLGRKLVCAVCFLALAGCAMPVPIRMVIW, via the coding sequence ATGGAGAGCGCCCAAGTCCGCCCCGCGAACCGTCTCTGGCTGCACCTGCTGCTCTTCGTGCTGACCGCCGGGACGACTTCGTTCACCTTTGACCATGCGTTCCTCGGCACGGCGCTCCCCTGGGACGAGCGTCTGTCGGGAGCGCTGGCCTTCAGCGCCGCGCTGCTCGCCATCCTCGGCTCGCACGAGATGGGCCACTACGTGCTGGCGCGCCTGCACGGGGTGGACGCGTCGCTGCCGTACTTCATCCCGGTGCCCTACCTGGGGGTGGGTACGCTGGGGGCGGTCATCCGCATTCGCGGCCGCATCCCCGACAAGAACGCCCTGGTGGACATCGGGGCGGCGGGGCCGCTGGCGGGGCTGGCGGTGGCGCTGCCCATCATCGCCTGGGGGCTCGCCCACTCGACGGTGGTGGACTCGCCACCGGTGTCCTCGTCCTTCCCGGGGGAGGAGTCGCTCTGGAGCCTGGGGAAGGACCTCTTGTTGTGGGTCCAGGTGAAGCTGGGCCACCTGCCCCCGCCCTCCGAGCCGCCCTTCACCGGGCACATGCAGTGGGTCTTCAGTGACGGCCTGCTGATGAAGGGCCTGCAGTGGCTGGTGCTGGGGCCGCTGCCCGAGGGCAAGGACGTGATGGTCCACCCGGTGGTCATCGCCGGCTGGTTCGGTCTGCTGGTGACCCTGCTCAACCTCATCCCCGTCGGCCAGTTCGACGGAGGGCATCTGGCCTTCGCCCTGTGGGGCAGGCATGCTCGGTGGGTGGGCAAGGCCATGGCGCTGGTACTGCTTTTCCTCACCCTCTTCTACACGGTCACCTGGGGTGTCTGGCTCCTGGTGGCCACCAGGCTGGTGGGCTTCGGTCACCCGGAGGTGATTCAGCCAGCCGAGCCTTTGGGGCTCGGGCGGAAGCTGGTCTGCGCGGTATGCTTCCTCGCCCTGGCGGGGTGTGCGATGCCCGTGCCCATCCGAATGGTGATCTGGTGA
- a CDS encoding MFS transporter, protein MSFKTSYKVGLVLLLCYLVAWLDRMAINMTIPFMAREFEIGPDKVGWILSAFFLGYALSQIPGGMMADRIGPRKVILVALVWWSFFTAMTGVAGGLASMLVVRFLFGIGEGIFPAAVWKVIGNWYSKKNRGTANALILSSIAFGPAISSLLLAWFLPMLGWRVSFYVLGGAGVVCVLAAALYITNSIRENPRVSAEELEEFERDSRSQAANAEQTLEKASFGQLLGSPPIWVLFFVALIYNLTMYGWLNWLPTYLLEVKKLSLQRTGFVGALPFLCGGIGCMLAGYVSDRWFRGRRKYLVFGCQAIGGICLYLFTQINDPVQYMVAQCIAGFLLFMAAGAIWTLPMILVPPRLMGSGAGFINTGGQIGGFLTNILIGYVIKANDNDAAAGFQVMLGALVVAALLVLVGIREQPAPAPARLATDTASS, encoded by the coding sequence ATGTCCTTCAAGACCAGTTACAAGGTCGGGCTCGTCCTGCTGCTCTGCTACCTCGTGGCCTGGCTGGACCGGATGGCCATCAACATGACCATCCCCTTCATGGCCCGGGAGTTCGAGATCGGCCCGGACAAGGTGGGGTGGATCCTCAGCGCCTTCTTCCTCGGGTACGCCCTGTCCCAGATTCCCGGCGGGATGATGGCCGACCGGATCGGCCCCCGGAAGGTCATCCTCGTCGCGCTCGTCTGGTGGTCCTTCTTCACCGCGATGACCGGTGTGGCCGGAGGCCTCGCCAGCATGCTGGTGGTGCGCTTCCTCTTCGGCATCGGCGAGGGCATCTTCCCGGCGGCCGTCTGGAAGGTCATCGGCAACTGGTACTCGAAGAAGAACCGCGGCACCGCCAACGCGCTCATCCTCTCGTCCATCGCCTTCGGACCGGCCATCTCCTCGCTGCTGCTCGCCTGGTTCCTGCCCATGCTGGGCTGGCGGGTGAGCTTCTACGTCCTCGGCGGCGCCGGAGTCGTCTGCGTGCTGGCCGCCGCCCTCTACATCACCAACTCCATCCGCGAGAACCCGCGCGTCTCTGCCGAGGAGCTCGAGGAGTTCGAGCGCGACAGCCGTTCCCAGGCCGCCAACGCGGAGCAGACGCTGGAGAAGGCCAGCTTCGGCCAGCTGCTCGGCTCGCCCCCCATCTGGGTGCTCTTCTTCGTGGCCCTCATCTACAACCTCACCATGTACGGCTGGCTCAACTGGCTGCCCACGTACCTGCTCGAGGTGAAGAAGCTCTCCCTGCAGAGGACCGGCTTCGTCGGCGCGCTCCCGTTCCTCTGTGGCGGCATCGGCTGCATGCTCGCCGGCTACGTGTCGGATCGCTGGTTCCGCGGCCGGCGCAAGTACCTGGTGTTCGGCTGTCAGGCGATCGGCGGCATCTGCCTCTATCTGTTCACGCAGATCAACGACCCCGTGCAGTACATGGTCGCCCAGTGCATCGCCGGCTTCCTGCTCTTCATGGCCGCGGGCGCCATCTGGACCCTACCCATGATTCTCGTGCCCCCCCGGCTCATGGGCTCGGGCGCGGGCTTCATCAACACCGGTGGGCAGATTGGCGGATTCCTCACCAACATCCTCATCGGCTACGTCATCAAGGCCAATGACAACGACGCCGCTGCGGGCTTCCAGGTGATGCTCGGCGCGCTCGTGGTGGCCGCGCTCCTGGTGCTGGTGGGCATTCGCGAGCAGCCCGCGCCCGCCCCTGCCAGACTGGCCACGGACACGGCCTCGTCCTGA
- a CDS encoding ATP-binding protein, with amino-acid sequence MRDALAINLSWLLRLRWGAIVGQVALILGVHFGLGMPQRLGPLFATIAVAVASNVALGLWARRERPIRQWLPWAVMALDVVLLTVLLDLSGGPFNPFSALYLVHIALSAVVLRAGWTWALTGLAISCFGVLFVNHLWFPRGGGESAAAHHHIHDVRMHLEGMWVAFALAAGFIVYFVQRVTRALAAREAELVAARADSARHEKLTALATLAAGAAHELSTPLSTIAVVARELERHLTRTGAAASSLEDVQLIRQQVARCRDILTQMATDAGASRGESMVALAPAALVEEALEGLPGRERVRVEVDARAREERELVPAHAFARAIRGVVKNALQASAPGAEVRLSLSREVEGWRLTVDDSGQGMSAEVLARAGEPFFTTKAPGEGMGLGLFLTRAVLDQLGGRLVMGSTPGEGTTVRLSWPAGGLRQSAALSSEASRVQLGP; translated from the coding sequence GTGCGCGACGCGCTCGCCATCAACCTCTCGTGGCTGCTGCGCCTGCGCTGGGGCGCCATCGTCGGGCAGGTGGCGCTCATCCTCGGGGTGCACTTCGGGCTGGGCATGCCGCAGCGGCTGGGGCCGCTGTTCGCCACCATCGCCGTGGCGGTGGCCAGCAACGTGGCCCTGGGGCTGTGGGCCCGGCGCGAGCGCCCCATCCGCCAGTGGCTGCCGTGGGCGGTGATGGCGCTGGACGTGGTGCTGCTCACGGTGCTGTTGGACCTGAGCGGTGGCCCCTTCAACCCCTTCAGCGCGCTGTACCTGGTGCACATCGCGCTGTCGGCGGTGGTGCTGCGCGCGGGGTGGACGTGGGCACTGACGGGGCTGGCCATCTCCTGCTTCGGCGTGCTCTTCGTGAACCACCTCTGGTTCCCCCGGGGAGGGGGCGAGTCGGCGGCGGCGCACCACCACATCCACGACGTGCGGATGCACCTGGAGGGCATGTGGGTGGCCTTCGCGCTGGCGGCGGGCTTCATCGTCTATTTCGTCCAGCGGGTGACGCGGGCGCTGGCCGCGCGTGAGGCGGAACTGGTGGCGGCCCGGGCGGACTCGGCGCGCCACGAGAAGCTGACGGCGCTGGCCACGCTCGCCGCGGGCGCCGCGCACGAGCTGTCCACGCCGCTGTCCACCATCGCGGTGGTGGCCCGGGAGCTGGAGCGCCACCTGACGCGCACCGGGGCGGCGGCCTCCTCGCTCGAGGACGTGCAGCTCATCCGCCAGCAGGTGGCGCGCTGCCGGGACATCCTCACGCAGATGGCCACGGACGCCGGGGCGAGCCGGGGCGAGTCCATGGTGGCGCTGGCGCCCGCGGCGCTGGTGGAGGAGGCGCTGGAGGGGCTGCCGGGCCGCGAGCGCGTGCGTGTCGAGGTGGACGCCCGGGCGCGCGAGGAGCGGGAGCTCGTCCCCGCGCACGCCTTCGCCCGGGCCATCCGGGGCGTGGTGAAGAACGCCCTCCAGGCCTCGGCGCCGGGAGCCGAGGTGCGGCTCTCGCTGTCGCGGGAGGTGGAGGGCTGGCGGCTCACGGTGGATGACTCGGGCCAGGGCATGTCGGCGGAGGTGCTCGCGAGGGCGGGCGAGCCCTTCTTCACCACCAAGGCGCCGGGGGAGGGCATGGGACTGGGGCTCTTCCTCACGCGCGCGGTGCTGGACCAGCTGGGAGGGCGGCTGGTGATGGGCTCCACACCCGGCGAGGGGACGACGGTGAGGCTGTCGTGGCCGGCGGGGGGGCTGCGACAATCCGCCGCGTTGTCTTCGGAGGCGTCCCGGGTGCAGTTAGGCCCATGA